The Rattus rattus isolate New Zealand chromosome 1, Rrattus_CSIRO_v1, whole genome shotgun sequence genome includes a region encoding these proteins:
- the Pnpla3 gene encoding 1-acylglycerol-3-phosphate O-acyltransferase PNPLA3 isoform X2 — protein sequence MYDPERRWSLSFAGCGFLGFYHVGATLCLSERAPHILREARTFFGCSAGALHAVTFVCSLPLDHIMEILMDLVRKARSRNIGTLHPFFNINKCVRDGLQETLPDNVHQIISGKVYISLTRVSDGENVLVSEFHSKDEVVDALVCSCFIPLFSGLIPPSFRGERYVDGGVSDNVPLLDAKTTITVSPFYGEHDICPKVKSTNFLQVNITNLSLRLCTGNLHLLTRALFPSDVKVMGELCFQGYLDAFRFLEENGICNGPQRSLSLSSEKEMAPETTIPCLENGHLVAGDKVPVSCVCLTAVPSDESIWEMLSPKLSTALTEAIKDRGGYLNKVCNLLPIRILSYILLPCTLPVESAIAAVHRLVMWLPDIHEDIQWLQWATSQVCARMTMCLLPSTR from the exons ATGTACGACCCAGAGCGCCGCTGGAGCCTGTCGTTCGCAGGCTGCGGCTTCCTAGGCTTCTACCACGTCGGGGCTACGCTATGTCTGAGCGAGCGCGCTCCGCACATCCTCCGCGAAGCGCGCACTTTCTTCGGCTGCTCGGCCGGTGCACTGCACGCGGTCACCTTCGTGTGCAGTCTCCCTCTCG ATCACATCATGGAGATCCTCATGGACCTCGTGCGGAAAGCCAGGAGCCGCAACATCGGCACCCTCCACCCGTTCTTCAACATCAACAAGTGCGTCAGAGACGGCCTTCAGGAGACCCTCCCAGACAACGTCCACCAGATCATTTCTGGCAAGGTTTACATCTCACTCACCCGAGTGTCCGATGGGGAGAACGTGCTGGTGTCTGAGTTCCATTCCAAAGATGAAGTGGTGGAT GCCCTGGTGTGCTCCTGCttcattcctctcttctctggCCTAATCCCTCCTTCCTTCCGAGGTGAG CGGTACGTGGATGGAGGAGTGAGTGACAACGTCCCTTTGCTGGATGCCAAAACCACCATCACGGTGTCCCCTTTCTATGGTGAGCATGACATCTGTCCCAAAGTCAAGTCCACCAACTTCCTCCAGGTGAATATCACCAACCTCAGTCTTCGTCTCTGCACTGGGAACCTTCATCTTCTGACCAGAGCACTCTTCCCATCTGATGTGAAG GTGATGGGAGAGCTGTGCTTTCAAGGGTACCTGGATGCATTCCGGTTCCTGGAAGAGAACG GCATCTGTAATGGGCCACAGCGCAGCCTGAGTCTGTCCTCGGAGAAGGAAATGGCGCCAGAAACCACGATACCCTGCTTGGAAAATGGCCACCTTGTAGCAGGGGACAAGGTGCCAGTAAGCTGTGTATGCCTTACAGCTGTGCCGTCGGATGAGAGCATCTGGGAGATGCTGTCCCCCAAGCTCAGCACAG CTCTGACTGAAGCGATTAAAGACAGGGGGGGCTACCTGAACAAAGTCTGCAACCTCCTGCCCATTAGGATCCTGTCCTACATCTTGCTGCCCTGCACTCTGCCCGTGGAGTCGGCCATCGCTGCAGTCCACAG